Genomic DNA from Catellatospora sp. TT07R-123:
GGGGCGGGGCGGTCGATGCGTGAGGCGGTTTTGACAGGTGCCCGGCGCGCCCAGCCGCGGCGGACCCAGTAGGTGTCGAAGTCGGCGAAGCGGGCCAGTTCGATCTCGGTGATCCATTTGCAGGAGCCGGCGTATCCGTAGACGCCGGGGGTCAGCATCCGCACCGGGAACCCGTTCTCGGGTGGCAGGGGCCGGCCGTCCATGGCGACGGCGAGCATCGCGTCGCGGCCGTCGAGGATCGTCTCGACGGGCGTGCCCAGGGTCATGCCGTCGACGGAGCGGGCCACGACCTGGTCGGCGCCGGGTCGGATGCCCGCCTGGCGCAGCAGCGGTGCCAGCGGCACGCCGAGCCAGCGGGTGGTGCCGATGTAGGGGCCGCCGACCTCGTTGGAGACGCAGTTGAGGGTGATGTCGCGTTCGATGAGTCCGCGGGCCAGGAGCTGGTCGAAGTCGAGGGTGAGGGGCCGGTCGACCATGCCGTGGACGCGCAGCCGCCACTGCGCGGCGTCGATGCGGGGAACGGTGAGGGCGGTGTCGACGCGGTAGAAGTCCGCTACGGGGGTGTAGAAGCCTGGCGTCGCGTTTCGGGGACCGGCCGGTTGCACGGGTGGCGGGAGGACGATCGCCGCTCGTGACCGTTCGGCGGAGCCCGAGGTCAGCTCACGGATCATCGTGGCGAGCCCACCGGCGACCAGGGAGGAGCCTGCCACGGCCGTGGCGGTCGTCAGGAAGCGCCGCCGCCCCGCCTGCACCTCGGCGGCGGGTTCGGGCCTGGGCAGCCGACTCGTGAGCAGCCCGAGAACGGCGGCGGCGACCACGGCGGCCAGCAGCGACGGCACGACGTCCAGCGCGGTGGCTGACGGGCGGGACGCGACCGCGGCCGCCCCGAGCAGGCCCAGGGCGGCGGCTCCGGCCTGCGCCGGCCGGAGCCGCCGCCGGGCCAGGATGCCCAGGCCGACGGCTGCGACCGTCAGCACCACGGCCACGGAGGCCAGCAGCAGCGGCTTGTCGTAGGTGCCGAACGTGCGGACCGCGTATTCCTTGACGGGGGTGGGGGTCGCGTCGATGACCGAGGCCCCGATGCCGATCAGTGGTGACGACTCGGGCCGGAGCAGTGCCGCGCACAGTTCCGCGGCGGCAAGGCCTGCGGCGGCGGCGAGCACACCGGCGATGGCGGGCCTGAGGACAGGGGTGGGCATGGCGCGGCCTTCCGGGGCGGGCCCGCCGGCGGTGACCGGCGGGCCCTGGATGGGTGAGGTCACATCGGCATGAGCACGGAGTCGATGATGTAGACGGTCGCGTTGGCGGTCTGCACGTTGCCGCACACGACCTTGGCGCCGCCGTCGACGGTGAAGTCGGTGCCCGAGCCGGTCACCTTGATGTCGCCGCCCTGCAGGGTCTTGTGGGTGCCGGCGAGCTGGTCGGGCGAGATCTTCCCGGCGACCACGTGGTAGGTGAGGATCTTGGTCAGGGTGGCGTTGTCGGCCAGGACCTTGTCGAGGTCGGCCTTGGGGATCTTCGCGAACGCGTCGTTGGTCGGCGCGAACACCGTGACCGCCGGCGCGCCGTTGAGCGTGTCGACGAGGTTGGCCTTCTTGACCGCGGTGACCAGCGTGGACAGCAGCGGGTTGCCGGATGCGGCGGTGGCGACGGGGACCTTGGCCATCGCCTCGAAGCTGCCGGCGTTGGACGGGTCGGTGGGCACCGCGGCGCAGCCGGGCCCGAACTCCCCGGCCGGCGCGGCCGACATGCCGCTGGACGCCGACGTGGCGGTGGACGTCTCGGCGGTGGTGGATCCGGCGCCGCACGCGGACAGGGCCAGCGCGGCCAGACCGGTGACGAGAACGGCGGCGAACGTCTTCTTCGACTTCATGGTGACCCTCCCTGGCGGGACCCCGGTGGGGTCCGACTACACAGGGGATTCGGCGGTCACACCGTCGCGGATGGGTTGATTCCAGAAAAATCTGATTCACGTTATCTGCGGTGTTGGTCCTGGCATCCGGGTCCGACGAACGAGGCTCGCACGCGGTGCCGTACCTGACGGGTCACGTATGGCGCATTGTCCCGATGGCCACGAGGTGGATCA
This window encodes:
- a CDS encoding molybdopterin-dependent oxidoreductase, which gives rise to MPTPVLRPAIAGVLAAAAGLAAAELCAALLRPESSPLIGIGASVIDATPTPVKEYAVRTFGTYDKPLLLASVAVVLTVAAVGLGILARRRLRPAQAGAAALGLLGAAAVASRPSATALDVVPSLLAAVVAAAVLGLLTSRLPRPEPAAEVQAGRRRFLTTATAVAGSSLVAGGLATMIRELTSGSAERSRAAIVLPPPVQPAGPRNATPGFYTPVADFYRVDTALTVPRIDAAQWRLRVHGMVDRPLTLDFDQLLARGLIERDITLNCVSNEVGGPYIGTTRWLGVPLAPLLRQAGIRPGADQVVARSVDGMTLGTPVETILDGRDAMLAVAMDGRPLPPENGFPVRMLTPGVYGYAGSCKWITEIELARFADFDTYWVRRGWARRAPVKTASRIDRPAPFAQVASGTVTVAGVAWAQGRGVRTVELQIDDGPWQQAEILPTSGTDTWVQWRYRWQASSGGHRLRVRATDDTGQTQPERRATPFPDGATGWHTLAVTVS
- a CDS encoding fasciclin domain-containing protein; translated protein: MKSKKTFAAVLVTGLAALALSACGAGSTTAETSTATSASSGMSAAPAGEFGPGCAAVPTDPSNAGSFEAMAKVPVATAASGNPLLSTLVTAVKKANLVDTLNGAPAVTVFAPTNDAFAKIPKADLDKVLADNATLTKILTYHVVAGKISPDQLAGTHKTLQGGDIKVTGSGTDFTVDGGAKVVCGNVQTANATVYIIDSVLMPM